From Gallus gallus isolate bGalGal1 chromosome 14, bGalGal1.mat.broiler.GRCg7b, whole genome shotgun sequence, one genomic window encodes:
- the SNX8 gene encoding sorting nexin-8 isoform X1 has protein sequence MSYCVKERAPSAFWFGIRDLGKPAPMLNFFREQQFVNFAKPPVNEPRESEQFLMQAPPGNPLLLPHTLQELLSKDSVQVELIPEKKGLFLKHVEYEVSSKRFKCSVYRRYNDFVVFHEMLLQKFPYRMVPALPPKRMLGADREFIESRRRALKRFINLVARHPPFSEDVLLKLFLSFSGSDVQNKLRELVQGVGDEFLTCRLATQAKDFLPADIQAQFAASRELIRNIYNSFYKLRDRAERIASRAIDNASDLLIFGKELSALGSDTTPLPSWAALNNSTWGTLKQALKGLSVEFALLADKAVQQGKQEENDVVEKLNLFLDLLQSYKDLCERHEKGVLHKHQRALHKYSMMKKQMMSATVQNKEPESVEQLESRIVEQENAILTMELRNYFSLYCLHQETQLIHIYLPLTSHILGAFVNSQIQGHKEMSKVWNELKPKLSCLFVGSSNMPTPPLSPPDGNFFSN, from the exons atgtcCTACTGTGTCAAAGAGAGAGCTCCCTCAG CCTTCTGGTTTGGGATCAGAGATCTCGGGAAGCCAGCACCCATGCTGAACTTCTTCAGGGAGCAGCAATTTGTCA atttTGCAAAGCCTCCAGTAAATGAACCGCGGGAATCGGAACAATTCCTAATGCAGGCACCCCCGGGAAATCCACTGCTGCTTCCCCATACCCTGCAAGAGCTATTGAGCAAGGATAGCGTGCAGGTGGAGCTTATACCTGAGAAGAAGGGCCTTTTTCTGAAACATGTGGAATATGAAGTTTCCAGCAAG AGATTCAAATGCTCCGTCTATAGGCGGTATAATGATTTTGTGGTGTTCCatgagatgctgctgcagaagttcCCATATCGTATGGTGCCAGCACTTCCACCAAAGAGGATGCTGGGAG CTGATCgagaattcatagaatcaagGAGGAGAGCTCTGAAGCGCTTTATAAACCTGGTGGCTCGACATCCTCCCTTCTCAGAAGATGTGCTCTTGAAGCTCTTTCTGTCATTCAGTGGCTCA GATGTACAGAATAAACTAAGAGAGTTGGTCCAGGGAGTGGGAGATGAATTTCTGACCTGCAGATTGGCCACCCAGGCCAag GACTTCCTCCCAGCTGACATACAGGCCCAGTTtgctgccagcagggagctCATCCGGAATATTTATAACAGCTTCTACAAGCTCCGGGACCGTGCAGAGAGGATAGCATCTCGAGCCATTGATAATGCCTCAGATCTTCTCATATTTGGAAAGGAACTAAG TGCTTTGGGCTCAGACACTACACCGCTTCCTTCCTGGGCTGCTTTGAATAACAGCACGTGGGGGACTTTGAAACAGGCCTTGAAGGGTCTGTCTGTTGAATTTGCACTTCTGGCAGATAAGGCTGTGCAGCAG gGTAAACAGGAAGAGAATGATGTGGTGGAGAAGCTGAACCTTTTCCTGGATTTACTCCAGTCCTATAAA GACCTGTGTGAAAGACATGAGAAGGGGGTACTGCACAAGCACCAGCGAGCATTGCATAAGTACAGCATGATGAAGAAACAGATGATGAGTGCCACAGTGCAGAACAAAGAGCCAGAATCAGTGGAGCAACTGGAATCTCGAATTGTGGAG caAGAAAACGCCATCCTAACTATGGAGCTTCGGAATTACTTCTCTTTGTATTGCCTGCATCAGGAGACACAGCTCATCCACATCTATCTGCCTCTCACATCTCACATCTTGGGGGCCTTTGTCAATTCCCAGATCCAGGGTCACAAAGAG ATGAGTAAAGTTTGGAATGAATTGAAGCCGAAGTTGAGCTGCCTCTTTGTGGGATCTAGCAATATGCCAACTCCACCATTGTCACCTCCAGATGGAAACTTCTTTTCCAATTAA
- the SNX8 gene encoding sorting nexin-8 isoform X3, producing MSYCVKERAPSDFAKPPVNEPRESEQFLMQAPPGNPLLLPHTLQELLSKDSVQVELIPEKKGLFLKHVEYEVSSKRFKCSVYRRYNDFVVFHEMLLQKFPYRMVPALPPKRMLGADREFIESRRRALKRFINLVARHPPFSEDVLLKLFLSFSGSDVQNKLRELVQGVGDEFLTCRLATQAKDFLPADIQAQFAASRELIRNIYNSFYKLRDRAERIASRAIDNASDLLIFGKELSALGSDTTPLPSWAALNNSTWGTLKQALKGLSVEFALLADKAVQQGKQEENDVVEKLNLFLDLLQSYKDLCERHEKGVLHKHQRALHKYSMMKKQMMSATVQNKEPESVEQLESRIVEQENAILTMELRNYFSLYCLHQETQLIHIYLPLTSHILGAFVNSQIQGHKEMSKVWNELKPKLSCLFVGSSNMPTPPLSPPDGNFFSN from the exons atgtcCTACTGTGTCAAAGAGAGAGCTCCCTCAG atttTGCAAAGCCTCCAGTAAATGAACCGCGGGAATCGGAACAATTCCTAATGCAGGCACCCCCGGGAAATCCACTGCTGCTTCCCCATACCCTGCAAGAGCTATTGAGCAAGGATAGCGTGCAGGTGGAGCTTATACCTGAGAAGAAGGGCCTTTTTCTGAAACATGTGGAATATGAAGTTTCCAGCAAG AGATTCAAATGCTCCGTCTATAGGCGGTATAATGATTTTGTGGTGTTCCatgagatgctgctgcagaagttcCCATATCGTATGGTGCCAGCACTTCCACCAAAGAGGATGCTGGGAG CTGATCgagaattcatagaatcaagGAGGAGAGCTCTGAAGCGCTTTATAAACCTGGTGGCTCGACATCCTCCCTTCTCAGAAGATGTGCTCTTGAAGCTCTTTCTGTCATTCAGTGGCTCA GATGTACAGAATAAACTAAGAGAGTTGGTCCAGGGAGTGGGAGATGAATTTCTGACCTGCAGATTGGCCACCCAGGCCAag GACTTCCTCCCAGCTGACATACAGGCCCAGTTtgctgccagcagggagctCATCCGGAATATTTATAACAGCTTCTACAAGCTCCGGGACCGTGCAGAGAGGATAGCATCTCGAGCCATTGATAATGCCTCAGATCTTCTCATATTTGGAAAGGAACTAAG TGCTTTGGGCTCAGACACTACACCGCTTCCTTCCTGGGCTGCTTTGAATAACAGCACGTGGGGGACTTTGAAACAGGCCTTGAAGGGTCTGTCTGTTGAATTTGCACTTCTGGCAGATAAGGCTGTGCAGCAG gGTAAACAGGAAGAGAATGATGTGGTGGAGAAGCTGAACCTTTTCCTGGATTTACTCCAGTCCTATAAA GACCTGTGTGAAAGACATGAGAAGGGGGTACTGCACAAGCACCAGCGAGCATTGCATAAGTACAGCATGATGAAGAAACAGATGATGAGTGCCACAGTGCAGAACAAAGAGCCAGAATCAGTGGAGCAACTGGAATCTCGAATTGTGGAG caAGAAAACGCCATCCTAACTATGGAGCTTCGGAATTACTTCTCTTTGTATTGCCTGCATCAGGAGACACAGCTCATCCACATCTATCTGCCTCTCACATCTCACATCTTGGGGGCCTTTGTCAATTCCCAGATCCAGGGTCACAAAGAG ATGAGTAAAGTTTGGAATGAATTGAAGCCGAAGTTGAGCTGCCTCTTTGTGGGATCTAGCAATATGCCAACTCCACCATTGTCACCTCCAGATGGAAACTTCTTTTCCAATTAA
- the SNX8 gene encoding sorting nexin-8 isoform X4 — translation MQAPPGNPLLLPHTLQELLSKDSVQVELIPEKKGLFLKHVEYEVSSKRFKCSVYRRYNDFVVFHEMLLQKFPYRMVPALPPKRMLGADREFIESRRRALKRFINLVARHPPFSEDVLLKLFLSFSGSDVQNKLRELVQGVGDEFLTCRLATQAKDFLPADIQAQFAASRELIRNIYNSFYKLRDRAERIASRAIDNASDLLIFGKELSALGSDTTPLPSWAALNNSTWGTLKQALKGLSVEFALLADKAVQQGKQEENDVVEKLNLFLDLLQSYKDLCERHEKGVLHKHQRALHKYSMMKKQMMSATVQNKEPESVEQLESRIVEQENAILTMELRNYFSLYCLHQETQLIHIYLPLTSHILGAFVNSQIQGHKEMSKVWNELKPKLSCLFVGSSNMPTPPLSPPDGNFFSN, via the exons ATGCAGGCACCCCCGGGAAATCCACTGCTGCTTCCCCATACCCTGCAAGAGCTATTGAGCAAGGATAGCGTGCAGGTGGAGCTTATACCTGAGAAGAAGGGCCTTTTTCTGAAACATGTGGAATATGAAGTTTCCAGCAAG AGATTCAAATGCTCCGTCTATAGGCGGTATAATGATTTTGTGGTGTTCCatgagatgctgctgcagaagttcCCATATCGTATGGTGCCAGCACTTCCACCAAAGAGGATGCTGGGAG CTGATCgagaattcatagaatcaagGAGGAGAGCTCTGAAGCGCTTTATAAACCTGGTGGCTCGACATCCTCCCTTCTCAGAAGATGTGCTCTTGAAGCTCTTTCTGTCATTCAGTGGCTCA GATGTACAGAATAAACTAAGAGAGTTGGTCCAGGGAGTGGGAGATGAATTTCTGACCTGCAGATTGGCCACCCAGGCCAag GACTTCCTCCCAGCTGACATACAGGCCCAGTTtgctgccagcagggagctCATCCGGAATATTTATAACAGCTTCTACAAGCTCCGGGACCGTGCAGAGAGGATAGCATCTCGAGCCATTGATAATGCCTCAGATCTTCTCATATTTGGAAAGGAACTAAG TGCTTTGGGCTCAGACACTACACCGCTTCCTTCCTGGGCTGCTTTGAATAACAGCACGTGGGGGACTTTGAAACAGGCCTTGAAGGGTCTGTCTGTTGAATTTGCACTTCTGGCAGATAAGGCTGTGCAGCAG gGTAAACAGGAAGAGAATGATGTGGTGGAGAAGCTGAACCTTTTCCTGGATTTACTCCAGTCCTATAAA GACCTGTGTGAAAGACATGAGAAGGGGGTACTGCACAAGCACCAGCGAGCATTGCATAAGTACAGCATGATGAAGAAACAGATGATGAGTGCCACAGTGCAGAACAAAGAGCCAGAATCAGTGGAGCAACTGGAATCTCGAATTGTGGAG caAGAAAACGCCATCCTAACTATGGAGCTTCGGAATTACTTCTCTTTGTATTGCCTGCATCAGGAGACACAGCTCATCCACATCTATCTGCCTCTCACATCTCACATCTTGGGGGCCTTTGTCAATTCCCAGATCCAGGGTCACAAAGAG ATGAGTAAAGTTTGGAATGAATTGAAGCCGAAGTTGAGCTGCCTCTTTGTGGGATCTAGCAATATGCCAACTCCACCATTGTCACCTCCAGATGGAAACTTCTTTTCCAATTAA
- the SNX8 gene encoding sorting nexin-8 isoform X5 → MTGSWEMPERGAVFTARRFSGALLERRPFPSGTCRALSAFRFCPLEGGLTDFAKPPVNEPRESEQFLMQAPPGNPLLLPHTLQELLSKDSVQVELIPEKKGLFLKHVEYEVSSKRFKCSVYRRYNDFVVFHEMLLQKFPYRMVPALPPKRMLGADREFIESRRRALKRFINLVARHPPFSEDVLLKLFLSFSGSDVQNKLRELVQGVGDEFLTCRLATQAKDFLPADIQAQFAASRELIRNIYNSFYKLRDRAERIASRAIDNASDLLIFGKELSALGSDTTPLPSWAALNNSTWGTLKQALKGLSVEFALLADKAVQQGKQEENDVVEKLNLFLDLLQSYKDLCERHEKGVLHKHQRALHKYSMMKKQMMSATVQNKEPESVEQLESRIVEQENAILTMELRNYFSLYCLHQETQLIHIYLPLTSHILGAFVNSQIQGHKEMSKVWNELKPKLSCLFVGSSNMPTPPLSPPDGNFFSN, encoded by the exons ATGACGGGGAGCTGGGAGATGCCGGAGCGCGGCGCGGTGTTCACGGCACGGCGCTTCTCCGGAGCGCTGCTGGAGCGGCGGCCGTTTCCGAGCGGCACGTGCCGTGCTTTGAGTGCTTTTCGCTTCTGTCCTCTGGAAGGAGGGCTGACGG atttTGCAAAGCCTCCAGTAAATGAACCGCGGGAATCGGAACAATTCCTAATGCAGGCACCCCCGGGAAATCCACTGCTGCTTCCCCATACCCTGCAAGAGCTATTGAGCAAGGATAGCGTGCAGGTGGAGCTTATACCTGAGAAGAAGGGCCTTTTTCTGAAACATGTGGAATATGAAGTTTCCAGCAAG AGATTCAAATGCTCCGTCTATAGGCGGTATAATGATTTTGTGGTGTTCCatgagatgctgctgcagaagttcCCATATCGTATGGTGCCAGCACTTCCACCAAAGAGGATGCTGGGAG CTGATCgagaattcatagaatcaagGAGGAGAGCTCTGAAGCGCTTTATAAACCTGGTGGCTCGACATCCTCCCTTCTCAGAAGATGTGCTCTTGAAGCTCTTTCTGTCATTCAGTGGCTCA GATGTACAGAATAAACTAAGAGAGTTGGTCCAGGGAGTGGGAGATGAATTTCTGACCTGCAGATTGGCCACCCAGGCCAag GACTTCCTCCCAGCTGACATACAGGCCCAGTTtgctgccagcagggagctCATCCGGAATATTTATAACAGCTTCTACAAGCTCCGGGACCGTGCAGAGAGGATAGCATCTCGAGCCATTGATAATGCCTCAGATCTTCTCATATTTGGAAAGGAACTAAG TGCTTTGGGCTCAGACACTACACCGCTTCCTTCCTGGGCTGCTTTGAATAACAGCACGTGGGGGACTTTGAAACAGGCCTTGAAGGGTCTGTCTGTTGAATTTGCACTTCTGGCAGATAAGGCTGTGCAGCAG gGTAAACAGGAAGAGAATGATGTGGTGGAGAAGCTGAACCTTTTCCTGGATTTACTCCAGTCCTATAAA GACCTGTGTGAAAGACATGAGAAGGGGGTACTGCACAAGCACCAGCGAGCATTGCATAAGTACAGCATGATGAAGAAACAGATGATGAGTGCCACAGTGCAGAACAAAGAGCCAGAATCAGTGGAGCAACTGGAATCTCGAATTGTGGAG caAGAAAACGCCATCCTAACTATGGAGCTTCGGAATTACTTCTCTTTGTATTGCCTGCATCAGGAGACACAGCTCATCCACATCTATCTGCCTCTCACATCTCACATCTTGGGGGCCTTTGTCAATTCCCAGATCCAGGGTCACAAAGAG ATGAGTAAAGTTTGGAATGAATTGAAGCCGAAGTTGAGCTGCCTCTTTGTGGGATCTAGCAATATGCCAACTCCACCATTGTCACCTCCAGATGGAAACTTCTTTTCCAATTAA
- the SNX8 gene encoding sorting nexin-8 isoform X2 yields the protein MTAVAMDGDPPAGSAGVGTDFAKPPVNEPRESEQFLMQAPPGNPLLLPHTLQELLSKDSVQVELIPEKKGLFLKHVEYEVSSKRFKCSVYRRYNDFVVFHEMLLQKFPYRMVPALPPKRMLGADREFIESRRRALKRFINLVARHPPFSEDVLLKLFLSFSGSDVQNKLRELVQGVGDEFLTCRLATQAKDFLPADIQAQFAASRELIRNIYNSFYKLRDRAERIASRAIDNASDLLIFGKELSALGSDTTPLPSWAALNNSTWGTLKQALKGLSVEFALLADKAVQQGKQEENDVVEKLNLFLDLLQSYKDLCERHEKGVLHKHQRALHKYSMMKKQMMSATVQNKEPESVEQLESRIVEQENAILTMELRNYFSLYCLHQETQLIHIYLPLTSHILGAFVNSQIQGHKEMSKVWNELKPKLSCLFVGSSNMPTPPLSPPDGNFFSN from the exons GGCAGCGCGGGTGTCGGTACAG atttTGCAAAGCCTCCAGTAAATGAACCGCGGGAATCGGAACAATTCCTAATGCAGGCACCCCCGGGAAATCCACTGCTGCTTCCCCATACCCTGCAAGAGCTATTGAGCAAGGATAGCGTGCAGGTGGAGCTTATACCTGAGAAGAAGGGCCTTTTTCTGAAACATGTGGAATATGAAGTTTCCAGCAAG AGATTCAAATGCTCCGTCTATAGGCGGTATAATGATTTTGTGGTGTTCCatgagatgctgctgcagaagttcCCATATCGTATGGTGCCAGCACTTCCACCAAAGAGGATGCTGGGAG CTGATCgagaattcatagaatcaagGAGGAGAGCTCTGAAGCGCTTTATAAACCTGGTGGCTCGACATCCTCCCTTCTCAGAAGATGTGCTCTTGAAGCTCTTTCTGTCATTCAGTGGCTCA GATGTACAGAATAAACTAAGAGAGTTGGTCCAGGGAGTGGGAGATGAATTTCTGACCTGCAGATTGGCCACCCAGGCCAag GACTTCCTCCCAGCTGACATACAGGCCCAGTTtgctgccagcagggagctCATCCGGAATATTTATAACAGCTTCTACAAGCTCCGGGACCGTGCAGAGAGGATAGCATCTCGAGCCATTGATAATGCCTCAGATCTTCTCATATTTGGAAAGGAACTAAG TGCTTTGGGCTCAGACACTACACCGCTTCCTTCCTGGGCTGCTTTGAATAACAGCACGTGGGGGACTTTGAAACAGGCCTTGAAGGGTCTGTCTGTTGAATTTGCACTTCTGGCAGATAAGGCTGTGCAGCAG gGTAAACAGGAAGAGAATGATGTGGTGGAGAAGCTGAACCTTTTCCTGGATTTACTCCAGTCCTATAAA GACCTGTGTGAAAGACATGAGAAGGGGGTACTGCACAAGCACCAGCGAGCATTGCATAAGTACAGCATGATGAAGAAACAGATGATGAGTGCCACAGTGCAGAACAAAGAGCCAGAATCAGTGGAGCAACTGGAATCTCGAATTGTGGAG caAGAAAACGCCATCCTAACTATGGAGCTTCGGAATTACTTCTCTTTGTATTGCCTGCATCAGGAGACACAGCTCATCCACATCTATCTGCCTCTCACATCTCACATCTTGGGGGCCTTTGTCAATTCCCAGATCCAGGGTCACAAAGAG ATGAGTAAAGTTTGGAATGAATTGAAGCCGAAGTTGAGCTGCCTCTTTGTGGGATCTAGCAATATGCCAACTCCACCATTGTCACCTCCAGATGGAAACTTCTTTTCCAATTAA